A part of Streptomyces sp. NBC_01235 genomic DNA contains:
- a CDS encoding acyl carrier protein has protein sequence MTDTQDRAAVERELRSMIAEAARLDMAVVEELPAETDLFGPEIGLTSLAGVTLLGAVDARFGVDVPALDLSLDSLQSIATLTDFVASHLQPT, from the coding sequence GTGACGGACACCCAAGACCGGGCAGCGGTGGAGCGGGAGCTCCGTTCGATGATCGCCGAGGCCGCCCGCCTGGACATGGCCGTGGTCGAGGAACTCCCTGCGGAAACGGACCTGTTCGGCCCGGAGATCGGCCTCACCTCGCTGGCCGGCGTGACGCTGCTGGGCGCGGTCGACGCCCGCTTCGGCGTGGACGTCCCCGCGCTGGACCTGAGCCTGGACAGCCTGCAGTCCATCGCCACGCTGACGGACTTCGTCGCGTCGCACCTCCAGCCCACATAG
- a CDS encoding chaplin yields the protein MSRIAKAAAVALGTSAVVVSGAGLAMADAGAQGAAVGSPGVLSGNVVQVPINTQLNFCGNSTGAAGLLNPAFGTTCVNAGGLDKGDHDRGGHDKGYDDNGRHNSGSGYGG from the coding sequence ATGTCTCGCATCGCGAAGGCAGCCGCAGTTGCCCTCGGCACCAGCGCCGTGGTCGTCAGCGGGGCCGGTCTGGCCATGGCGGACGCGGGTGCGCAGGGCGCGGCCGTGGGCTCGCCGGGTGTCCTTTCGGGCAACGTCGTCCAGGTTCCGATCAACACCCAGCTCAACTTCTGCGGCAACAGCACCGGCGCGGCCGGCCTGCTGAACCCGGCCTTCGGCACCACCTGCGTCAACGCCGGCGGCCTCGACAAGGGCGACCATGACAGGGGCGGTCACGACAAGGGCTACGACGACAACGGCCGGCACAACAGCGGTTCGGGCTACGGCGGCTGA
- a CDS encoding tyrosinase family protein — translation MVYTRKDVSTLTRAERRRLVKALLEIKRRGEYDEFVRMHIEYYVSDGEGGLRTAHMAPSFLPWHRRFLLELEKALRRVDSSVTVPYWDWTRDRSKTSAPWTEDLLGGNGRPSDRQVTTGPFAYATGNWTIKEGVTDGEFLTRDLGRARDPIALPTKSELEWALKDPVYDTSPWGSTVTQGFRNKLEGWGTGRGSVAWRNHNRVHRWVGGAMLGGASVNDPVFWLHHAFVDLVWTRWQHRHRDHRYLPAKPPGPGDRQYRRVVARHEKLPPWDVTPDQLEETGRIYRYA, via the coding sequence ATGGTCTACACGCGTAAGGACGTCAGCACGCTCACCCGTGCCGAGCGGCGACGGTTGGTGAAGGCGCTGCTGGAGATCAAACGGCGGGGCGAGTACGACGAGTTCGTCCGGATGCACATCGAGTACTACGTCTCCGACGGCGAGGGCGGCCTGCGGACGGCCCACATGGCGCCCTCCTTCCTGCCCTGGCACCGGCGGTTCCTGCTGGAGCTGGAGAAGGCGCTGCGCCGGGTCGACTCCTCGGTGACGGTGCCGTACTGGGACTGGACGCGTGACCGTTCCAAGACCTCCGCGCCCTGGACCGAGGACCTGCTCGGCGGTAACGGCCGGCCCTCCGACCGCCAGGTGACGACCGGGCCGTTCGCCTACGCCACCGGCAACTGGACCATCAAGGAGGGTGTCACGGACGGGGAGTTCCTCACCCGGGACCTCGGCCGCGCCCGCGACCCGATCGCACTGCCCACCAAGAGCGAACTGGAGTGGGCGCTGAAGGACCCGGTCTACGACACCTCGCCCTGGGGCTCGACGGTCACGCAGGGGTTCCGCAACAAGCTGGAGGGGTGGGGGACCGGCCGGGGAAGCGTCGCCTGGCGCAACCACAACCGGGTGCACCGGTGGGTCGGCGGGGCGATGCTCGGCGGCGCCTCCGTCAACGACCCCGTGTTCTGGCTGCACCACGCCTTCGTCGACCTGGTGTGGACCCGCTGGCAGCACCGCCACCGCGACCACCGCTACCTGCCCGCCAAGCCGCCGGGACCGGGCGACCGGCAGTACCGCCGGGTCGTCGCCCGGCACGAGAAGCTGCCTCCGTGGGACGTGACGCCGGACCAGTTGGAGGAGACCGGCCGGATCTACCGGTACGCGTGA
- a CDS encoding tyrosinase family oxidase copper chaperone, with the protein MVVNADAVPVTAVPVGAVRQGPARDTRRNLLRGLLGAGAALALAPVVAASQSPGTQDRPADTASGSFEETYRGRHLRGVLTPTDRAPGDGPRWEVTVDGRPLHLMRRADGTWLSMVDHYRSYATPLEAARAAVDELGPGEQLRDTGAPSGSPHHGPHGTRGADPTRGTDRTHAAHMGGHHGLHA; encoded by the coding sequence ATGGTCGTCAACGCCGACGCAGTACCCGTGACCGCGGTGCCGGTGGGGGCGGTGAGACAGGGCCCGGCCCGCGACACCCGACGGAACCTGCTGCGCGGGCTGCTCGGCGCCGGCGCCGCACTCGCGCTCGCCCCGGTCGTCGCCGCGTCCCAGTCCCCCGGCACACAGGACCGGCCCGCGGACACGGCCTCCGGCTCCTTCGAGGAGACGTACCGAGGCCGGCACCTCCGCGGCGTCCTCACGCCGACGGATCGCGCGCCCGGCGACGGCCCCCGGTGGGAGGTCACGGTCGACGGCCGCCCGCTGCACCTCATGCGCCGCGCGGACGGCACCTGGCTGAGCATGGTCGACCACTACCGCTCGTACGCCACCCCGCTGGAGGCGGCCCGCGCCGCCGTCGACGAGCTGGGCCCGGGAGAACAACTGCGCGACACCGGCGCCCCGAGCGGCAGCCCACACCACGGACCACACGGAACGCGCGGGGCAGACCCGACACGCGGCACAGACAGGACGCACGCAGCGCACATGGGGGGACACCATGGTCTACACGCGTAA
- a CDS encoding vitamin K epoxide reductase family protein, whose amino-acid sequence MGDSRAEAAGGTRAHIAGGGRAYALFLVLTGAAGLLASWVITLDKFKLLEDPGFTPGCSLNPVVSCGSVMKSDQASAFGFPNPMLGLVAYGIVVCVGMSLLARAAFPRWYWLTFTAGCLFGVGFVSWLQFQSLYRINALCLWCCLAWVATILLFWYAVSFDVRHGFLPAPAGLRTFFDEFTWVPPLLHLGVVGMLILTRWWDFWTS is encoded by the coding sequence GTGGGTGACAGCCGGGCGGAAGCCGCGGGCGGCACCCGAGCGCACATCGCCGGGGGCGGCCGCGCGTACGCGCTGTTCCTCGTCCTCACCGGCGCGGCGGGGCTGCTGGCCTCCTGGGTCATCACCCTCGACAAGTTCAAGCTGCTGGAGGATCCCGGATTCACCCCGGGCTGCAGCCTGAACCCGGTGGTGTCCTGCGGCAGCGTCATGAAGAGCGACCAGGCCTCGGCGTTCGGGTTCCCCAACCCGATGCTGGGCTTGGTGGCCTACGGCATCGTCGTCTGCGTCGGCATGAGCCTGTTGGCCCGTGCCGCCTTCCCCCGCTGGTACTGGCTGACCTTCACGGCCGGCTGCCTCTTCGGTGTGGGGTTCGTGTCCTGGCTGCAGTTCCAGTCCCTGTACCGGATCAACGCGCTGTGTCTGTGGTGCTGCCTGGCGTGGGTCGCCACGATCCTGCTGTTCTGGTACGCCGTCTCCTTCGACGTACGCCACGGGTTCCTGCCGGCGCCGGCCGGGCTGCGGACGTTCTTCGACGAATTCACCTGGGTGCCGCCCCTTCTGCACCTCGGAGTCGTCGGCATGCTGATCCTGACCCGATGGTGGGATTTCTGGACGAGCTGA
- a CDS encoding DUF5949 family protein, translating into MTPTPSATRPFRVADLGTLVVMPWSGEAPDGHDMPYLLAYSLGDTEDGPEGTAVAVERLLTGNGMPVGGDVVDGTERPSLPFTLLVESGAAVLNMPGLNAQCLPPPEWLAAVDERGYAYLVFTTRAWPEATPGQAVTPEALAAFAGAEETLTAAAHVVLPARSLRR; encoded by the coding sequence GTGACCCCAACCCCAAGCGCAACCCGCCCCTTCCGCGTGGCCGACCTGGGCACCCTCGTCGTGATGCCGTGGAGCGGCGAGGCCCCCGACGGCCATGACATGCCCTACCTGCTGGCCTACTCCCTCGGTGACACCGAGGACGGCCCCGAGGGGACCGCCGTTGCCGTCGAGCGGCTGCTCACCGGCAACGGCATGCCTGTCGGCGGGGACGTCGTCGACGGCACCGAGCGGCCGAGCCTGCCGTTCACCCTGCTCGTCGAGTCCGGCGCGGCCGTCCTGAACATGCCGGGCCTCAACGCCCAGTGTCTGCCGCCGCCGGAGTGGCTCGCGGCCGTCGACGAGCGCGGCTACGCCTACCTCGTCTTCACGACCCGCGCCTGGCCGGAGGCCACGCCCGGGCAGGCCGTCACGCCCGAGGCGCTGGCCGCGTTCGCGGGCGCCGAGGAGACCCTCACGGCCGCGGCGCACGTCGTCCTGCCGGCCCGCAGCCTGCGCAGGTGA
- a CDS encoding chaplin: MSRIAKGLVLTSVATAAIAGASGIAVADSGAEAVAAHSPGVLSGNVIQLPLHDQTNTCGNSTDATGLLNPAFGSTCVNG, translated from the coding sequence ATGTCGCGTATCGCGAAGGGCCTGGTCCTGACCTCCGTTGCCACCGCGGCCATCGCCGGCGCCTCCGGCATCGCCGTCGCCGACAGTGGCGCGGAGGCTGTCGCCGCGCACTCCCCTGGCGTGCTGTCCGGCAATGTCATCCAGCTGCCGCTGCACGACCAGACCAACACCTGCGGCAACTCCACCGACGCGACCGGCCTGCTGAACCCGGCGTTCGGCAGCACCTGCGTCAACGGCTGA
- a CDS encoding DUF3344 domain-containing protein, translating to MRISLGPLLRGATAGVLALASVWAPGATRAVGATPVAQAESIPFAQRYHATQHGGIVRAANAAISCRTSPAPRAARACPAVRKGRRGVNNDFDMFYVDVDRDPNTYNSSRAEVRLPQGSRVSYARLYWGGNLRVGEQKPPKDNRRVLIAEPGGQYKAVLADTVVGHRVAKGADAFQASADVTDLVRDSGRGLYTVAQINVAMGRSAVGAWGGWTLVVAYENPAEPLRDLSLWDGFDTLGSSARSTTGKEIRLRGLDIPPGAGGRAGLVGYDGDRGRTGDSFIFSTGHRTTIALRDPVNPSDDVLNSTISEPGEAPAARVPAYVNTLGYDSDVFDLSRGLRRGGDQLAVRLVSTRDAAWAGALFVAVDTRKK from the coding sequence ATGCGCATTTCCCTGGGTCCGCTGCTGCGCGGCGCGACGGCCGGAGTTCTCGCCCTCGCCTCGGTCTGGGCGCCGGGCGCCACGCGGGCGGTCGGCGCCACGCCCGTCGCCCAGGCGGAGAGCATCCCCTTCGCGCAGCGCTACCACGCGACACAGCACGGCGGGATCGTCCGCGCGGCCAACGCGGCGATCAGCTGCCGCACCTCGCCGGCCCCCCGGGCCGCCCGCGCCTGCCCGGCCGTGCGCAAGGGCCGCAGGGGCGTCAACAACGACTTCGACATGTTCTACGTCGACGTCGACCGCGACCCGAACACCTACAACTCCTCCCGCGCCGAAGTCCGTCTCCCGCAGGGCTCGCGGGTGTCGTACGCGCGGCTGTACTGGGGCGGCAACCTGCGCGTCGGCGAGCAGAAGCCGCCAAAGGACAACCGGCGGGTGCTGATCGCCGAGCCGGGCGGGCAGTACAAGGCGGTACTCGCGGACACGGTTGTTGGCCACCGGGTGGCCAAGGGCGCCGACGCCTTCCAGGCCTCCGCCGACGTCACCGACCTGGTGCGCGACAGCGGCCGGGGCCTGTACACGGTCGCGCAGATCAACGTGGCCATGGGCAGGTCGGCGGTCGGCGCCTGGGGCGGCTGGACGCTGGTGGTCGCGTACGAGAACCCGGCGGAACCGCTGCGGGACCTGTCTCTGTGGGACGGCTTCGACACCCTCGGCTCCTCCGCCCGCTCCACCACCGGCAAGGAGATCCGGCTGCGCGGGCTCGACATCCCCCCGGGTGCGGGCGGCCGGGCCGGGCTCGTCGGGTACGACGGCGACCGCGGTCGAACGGGTGATTCGTTCATCTTCTCGACCGGTCATCGGACGACCATCGCGCTCAGGGACCCGGTCAACCCATCTGACGATGTGTTGAACTCCACGATCAGCGAGCCGGGGGAGGCTCCGGCGGCGCGTGTACCGGCGTACGTCAACACCCTCGGCTACGACTCCGACGTGTTCGATCTGAGCCGGGGTTTGCGGCGCGGCGGTGACCAGCTGGCCGTCCGGCTCGTTTCCACCCGGGACGCGGCGTGGGCCGGGGCGCTCTTCGTCGCCGTCGACACACGAAAGAAGTAG
- a CDS encoding glycosyltransferase, whose protein sequence is MHQPEPDDRPRVLHLTQPVDGGVARVVTDLARAQLAAGLHITVACPPSPLSDDLRALGADVRHWAATRAPGPSLPGEVRRLGRLLDEVHPDLVHAHSAKAGLAGRLAVRGRIPTVFQPHAWSFEAVRGTTAALALKWERFGARWADRVVCVSEAERTTGDRVRIAGQWSVVPNGIDTERFHPAPVDTVRASLLPLFSPAAPLVVCVGRLCRQKGQDVLLAAWADVERNVPGARLALVGDGPDGERLRARAPESVLFTGAVADAVPWYQAADLVVLPSRWEGMALAPLEALACGRPVVVTDVDGALESLPAALASRCLVPAENPAALAGAVAGLLLDPMLREALGHQGRRHVLAAHDVRRTAKAVADVYRELLTTTERARVAPPECRESIHS, encoded by the coding sequence ATGCACCAGCCAGAACCCGACGACAGACCCCGGGTCCTGCACCTCACCCAGCCCGTGGACGGCGGGGTCGCCCGGGTCGTGACGGACCTGGCGCGGGCCCAGCTCGCGGCCGGCCTGCACATCACCGTGGCCTGCCCCCCAAGCCCCCTCTCCGACGACCTGCGCGCGCTGGGCGCAGACGTTCGGCACTGGGCGGCGACGCGGGCGCCGGGACCCTCGCTCCCCGGTGAGGTACGGCGGCTCGGACGCCTGCTCGACGAGGTACACCCCGACCTGGTGCACGCGCACAGCGCCAAGGCCGGACTGGCCGGGCGGCTTGCGGTGCGCGGGCGGATCCCGACCGTGTTCCAGCCGCACGCCTGGTCCTTCGAGGCCGTCCGCGGCACCACCGCGGCCCTCGCGCTCAAGTGGGAGCGGTTCGGGGCGCGTTGGGCGGACCGGGTGGTGTGCGTGAGCGAGGCGGAGCGCACGACCGGGGACCGCGTCCGGATCGCCGGGCAGTGGAGCGTCGTCCCCAACGGCATCGACACCGAGCGCTTCCACCCGGCCCCCGTCGACACCGTACGGGCGTCCCTCCTTCCCCTGTTCTCCCCGGCCGCGCCGCTGGTGGTGTGCGTGGGGCGGCTGTGCCGGCAGAAGGGGCAGGACGTGCTGCTGGCGGCATGGGCGGACGTCGAACGGAACGTGCCCGGCGCCCGGCTGGCGCTGGTCGGCGACGGGCCTGACGGGGAGCGACTGCGCGCCCGGGCGCCGGAGTCGGTGCTGTTCACCGGTGCCGTCGCCGACGCCGTGCCCTGGTACCAGGCCGCCGATCTCGTCGTACTGCCCTCGCGCTGGGAGGGCATGGCGCTGGCCCCGCTGGAGGCGCTGGCCTGCGGGCGGCCCGTGGTGGTCACCGACGTGGACGGCGCCCTGGAGAGCCTGCCGGCCGCGCTCGCCTCCCGCTGTCTGGTGCCCGCCGAGAACCCGGCGGCGCTGGCCGGCGCCGTCGCCGGACTGCTGCTCGACCCGATGCTGCGCGAGGCACTCGGCCACCAGGGGCGCCGTCACGTCCTGGCCGCGCACGACGTGCGGCGCACGGCCAAGGCGGTCGCGGACGTGTACCGAGAGCTGCTCACGACCACGGAAAGGGCGCGCGTCGCGCCCCCCGAGTGCAGGGAGTCCATCCACTCGTGA